The Anaerolineae bacterium genomic sequence GAAACGGGCTGGGTGCAGAAGGCAGGCGACCAAGTCAGCGTCCTCTAGTTCCAACCCCAACGATCCGACTGAGGATACTGAAACAGCGGGGCACGATGGGACTCGTGGTCGCGCCGACATGTTCCAACCTCAACGATCCGACTGAGGATACTGAAACCGTCGATCCAGGCCCAGTCGAGGTTCGGCCCGCGCAGTTCCAACCCCAACGATCCGACTGAGGATACTGAAACTGCCAGTACTGGTAGTCCCAGGGAGCCGGGTTAAAGTTCCAACCCCAACGATCCGACTGAGGATACTGAAACCCGAACTGCTCGGGCGTGAGCTCGAGCGCTTCCCAAGTTCCAACCCCAACGATCCGACTGAGGATACTGAAACGAAGCTGAGGGATTCTGCTGGCCTATGATTCCGTTGTTCCAACCCCAACGATCCGACTGAGGATACTGAAACATAGGTACCCACTCCGTCGGGACGCACCAATGCTGTTCCAACCCCAACGATCCGACTGAGGATACTGAAACTCCGATGAATAATACACATTGCTCCACCAGACTACGGTTCCAACCCCAACGATCCCACTGAGGATACTGAAACTGGCGCGGATAGAGGAGGCCGCCTCCGCAGGCCCCGGTTCCAACCCCAACGATCCGACTGAGGATACTGAAACGCTTCCCCAGGGCCACCACCGCCAGAGGCCGAGCCGCCGTTCCAACCCCAACGATCCGACTGAGGATACTGAAACCCCACCACGCTGACGAACTCCGGCACCACCACCACGTTCCAACCCCAACGATCCGACTGAGGATACTGAAACTGCTGGACAAGTCCACCAGCGGGGGCGGGGTGGAGTTCCAACCCCAACGATCCGACTGAGGATACTGAAACGGCATCGCATCGGCCGCCTGGCAGCGCTCCGCTCGGTTCCAACCCCAACGATCCGACTGAGGATACTGAAACAGTTTGACGCTAGTACAGCCGACCAAGCGGGCCCATGGGTTCCAACCCCAACGATCCGACTGAGGATACCGAAACACGCACACACACACAGGAGGCAAACATGGCCCGCGAGTTCCAACCCCAACGATCCGACTGAGGATACTGAAACGGCCAGGCCACTCCGGAGAATCTCCTCCAGGCCCTACGGTTCCAACCCCAACGATCCGACTGAGGATACTGAAACCGCCCGTAGTGGGGCGGGGGATGGGGCGTGCTACGTTCCAACCCCAACGATCCGACTGAGGATACTGAAACACTGGTGAAGGCGGGGAGTGCTCTGGCCACCAAGATGGTTCCAACCCCAACGATCCGACTGAGGATACTGAAACTGCTGGAGGCCTTGGGCCTGTCCGACGTGCGCCTGAGTTCCAACCCCAACGATCCGACTGAGGATACTGAAACGCTGAGGCTCCTATCGTAGTAGTCGTAGACCTCCCGGTTCCAACCCCAACGATCCGACTGAGGATACTGAAACGGCATAGCTGCCCCCGCTTACCTCGGTGCCCCCACGTTCCAACCCCAACGATCCGACTGAGGATACTGAAACGTTGGACTGGCACTCTGGGACCAGTGGAGCCGCAAGGTTCCAACCCCAACGATCCGACTGAGGATACTGAAGCCCACCCCACCCCGAGGGCATCCTCCATTCCGATGCTGCCGCCCACGCAGGACCCCCACTACACGCTCGCTCGAGCCGCTGGCCCCTACCCCTGAGTGTTCCCGTCCACGCCCACAGCGTAGGCGTGCACGCTAACCCCCTTCGAGCAAGGTCTTACCCTCCAGCCGAGCGCCCTCTAGGGTGCAGGTGGCATCGTCCGGTACGAACAGGCTATCCGCCATGATCCCAGCCAGAGACGCAGCTCACACGTACTCGTCTGCCAGAGCGCACCGCCTGGTTCGGAGCACTGCCTGAGACCAGACGGCTGGGAGCCAGATCACCTACCCATCTGGCTTTCCATCGCACTGGTTCAGATCACCGTGGGAGCGGCAGCGAGGACGGACTCACCCTGCAACCAATGCAGCTAATATATGACCCAAAGGCGCTGGTACCACAGCTCTGCTCGGGCAGCGACGAGCGCCTCGGGCTCCCCGCGCCCCTACGCCAGTGATGTCTCCTGGACGTTCCGCAACAGCAGGTACGCCATGACGATACCGGTGCCGGCGATGAGGGGGAAGACCACCACCTCGGCCGCCGCCATGGGAACACCGGCGACGGCCTGGCCCACGATCATAGCCACCAGCGCCAGGCCCATGGTCACGAACTTGATCAGCGCCACCGACGTCAGAAGGTACCCCAACGGCCGACGTCGCAGGAGCAACACTCCGGCCAGGAAGGCCAGCGGCACTACCAGCCCCAGATCGAGCACCTGGATGAAGAGGGTGGTATTGGTGGCTAGGCCGATGGGCGGCTCGCCGGCCAGCTGCGCGGGCACGATCCGTCCCAGCCAGGCCAGCGACAGGAACCCGCCCACAACAAACAGGAAAGCGGCGATGGCGCGCCGGGGCAGGCCCTCTCGGAAGTGAGCCGCAAGCGAGCGGAGGTCCACCGATAGCATGGCCACAGTGAAGGCGAATACGCTGAGCGAGAAAAGGGCCACGTAGACTAGGAAGAGCTCGTTGAAGGCGGCGCCGAAGGCCATGCTGGTGTAGGTGTAGAGGAAGTAGGCCAGCGTTCCGGTAAGGAGCAGCAACCCTCGCCACGAGCCCCGCCGATACAGCCACAGGGAGACCAGGAGCAGCGGTACCCCAATCGCCAGAGTCACCGCGTCCTGCGGCATCACCTGAGCCGCCATGAGCACAGGCTCGTAGCGGTAGAGGCCGCGCCCGTAGATCTCGACCGTCTCTCCCCGGAGGGTAGTGAACTGGTAGCGCGATCCTTCGCCCCGGTACAGGAGGCCCGTCCCGGCAGCCAGCAGCGCCAGGAGGACGATCAGGATGGTCAGTGCGCTGAGAGTGCTGGATTGCCGCATGGCGGTCACAGCTGGTCCGGGAAAAGCTGTTCGGCCCAGGCCCGGATGCCCTGCCAGTCCCGCCGGTCACCCTCCGGGATGCCAGCAAGCTTGAGGGCAAGGTGCCCGGGCAGGGGAAGGGGACCCAGTTTGCCGGCGAAGTACGCCTCCTGGCCGGGAGTCACCAGGGCCCGTACCGGTTCGAGGTAGGCAGCGCGTCTGGATCGGCTGGTGCCAGTGTCGTCCAGGTTGAGCAGATGGGTGCAGAAGACGGCCAGGGGCTTCTGGGACAGGGCAGCCCTATGTTCCTGCACGTACTCGATGGCTCTCGGCAGCCAGCGGCCGCCCTGCACCGCGCTCCCCAGGACTACGGCATCGTAGAGCGACGGATCGCCCGCCTCTTCGATGGGCAACACGTCCGTGGCCAAA encodes the following:
- a CDS encoding flavodoxin — translated: MAELDSSRRRALLLMAGALGVSTLGCAGVVVLGTRVPAVAPVYSSCEGAEDAKRVLVAYGSMYGSTGEVAEAIGERLCYRGLATDVLPIEEAGDPSLYDAVVLGSAVQGGRWLPRAIEYVQEHRAALSQKPLAVFCTHLLNLDDTGTSRSRRAAYLEPVRALVTPGQEAYFAGKLGPLPLPGHLALKLAGIPEGDRRDWQGIRAWAEQLFPDQL